A region from the Lolium perenne isolate Kyuss_39 chromosome 4, Kyuss_2.0, whole genome shotgun sequence genome encodes:
- the LOC127297276 gene encoding probable serine/threonine-protein kinase At1g01540, producing the protein MAAAAGRRLLLQAAAEAPPRQQHLTRHQQSAPPQQPAWSPGALNVWLSQHTPIFGLRLWVLMGIAVGAAFVLVLLLLLLCLSRRRRRRDGLLGPNLYPAADTKVLKQHMQHQQQPAKDIQEIVRHQQQQQQMSAAPPPPAPQPAKAEPPPPTFQQQRAQLPAMPAGSKRSTAASGLSATTSGGSERDLATPRSAGSGSMGPEVSHLGWGHWFTLRELEEATGGLTEENVIGEGGYGIVYRGTLQDSTIIAVKNLLNNRGQAEKEFKVEVEAIGRVRHKNLVRLLGYCVEGAYRMLVYEYVDNGNLDQWLHGDVGEVSPLTWDMRMNIVIGTAKGLAYLHEGLEPKVVHRDVKSSNILLDQQWNAKVSDFGLAKLLCSEESYVTTRVMGTFGYVAPEYASTGMLTERSDVYSFGVLLMEIITGRSPVDYTRASAEVNLVEWLKNMVAERKAEEVVDPKMPAKPSPKALKRALLVALRCVDPDGHKRPKMGHVIHMLEMEDLNFRDDRKPRRDAPHATSDRSTSREDGSSSKRENQRYRR; encoded by the exons atggcggcggcggcagggaggCGGCTGCTGCtgcaggcggcggcggaggcgccgCCGCGGCAGCAGCACCTGACGCGGCACCAGCAGTCGGCGCCGCCGCAGCAGCCGGCGTGGAGCCCGGGCGCCCTCAACGTGTGGCTGTCGCAGCACACGCCCATCTTCGGCCTCCGCCTCTGGGTGCTCATGGGCATCGCCGTCGGCGCCGCCTTCGTGCTcgtgctcctgctcctcctcctctgcctctcccgccgccgccgccgccgcgacggCCTCCTCGGCCCGAATCTCTACCCCGCCGCCGACACCAAGGTCCTCAAGCAGCACATGCAGCACCAGCAGCAGCCGGCCAAGGACATCCAGGAGATCGTCCGtcaccagcagcagcagcagcagatgtcggcggcgccgcctcctcctgcgccgCAGCCCGCCAAGGcggagccgccgccgcccacgttCCAGCAGCAGAGGGCGCAGCTGCCGGCGATGCCCGCGGGATCCAAGCGCTCGACGGCGGCCAGCGGCCTGTCGGCCACGACCAGCGGGGGGAGCGAGCGGGACCTGGCCACGCCCAGGAGCGCCGGGAGCGGCTCCATGGGGCCGGAGGTGTCGCACCTCGGGTGGGGCCACTGGTTCACGCTCCGGGAGCTCGAGGAGGCCACCGGCGGCCTCACCGAGGAGAATGTGATCGGGGAGGGCGGCTACGGGATTGTCTACAGGGGCACGCTGCAAGATTCCACCATCATCGCCGTCAAGAATCTGCTCAATAACAG GGGCCAGGCCGAGAAGGAGTTCAAGGTGGAGGTCGAAGCGATCGGCCGTGTTCGCCACAAGAACCTGGTTAGGTTGCTCGGCTACTGCGTAGAGGGCGCTTACAG GATGCTTGTGTACGAGTATGTTGACAATGGTAATCTTGATCAGTGGCTTCACGGCGATGTTGGTGAAGTGAGCCCACTGACCTGGGATATGAGGATGAACATAGTTATTGGAACTGCTAAAGG GCTGGCCTATCTTCACGAGGGGCTGGAACCGAAGGTTGTTCACCGCGACGTCAAATCTAGCAATATTCTCCTTGACCAGCAATGGAATGCTAAAGTATCAGATTTTGGGCTTGCAAAGCTATTGTGCTCGGAGGAAAGCTATGTCACTACCCGTGTTATGGGAACCTTCGG CTATGTGGCACCTGAATACGCCAGCACTGGAATGCTAACTGAGAGAAGCGATGTTTATAGCTTTGGTGTCCTTTTAATGGAGATTATCACCGGtagatctcctgtagattacacTAGGGCATCTGCAGAG GTGAACTTGGTTGAATGGCTAAAGAACATGGTGGCTGAAAGGAAAGCAGAGGAAGTAGTTGACCCCAAGATGCCCGCGAAGCCTTCCCCGAAAGCACTGAAGAGGGCACTTCTAGTCGCTCTTCGGTGCGTCGACCCCGATGGCCATAAGAGGCCTAAAATGGGGCATGTAATCCACATGCTCGAGATGGAAGACCTCAACTTCCGGGAT gataggaagcccagaagggatgcTCCTCATGCGACATCGGACAGATCCACCTCAAGGGAGGATGGGAGCTCAAGCAAGCGCGAGAACCAACGGTACAGACGATGA
- the LOC139830350 gene encoding uncharacterized protein, with protein sequence MAAAAPNPPLPAAEHPHATLWAQATAVQNIKSLIPTTLDLKASNFSKWRNFLLIAVTQYALADHLTTTIPPFDTDWLRLDATVLRWLYGSIAPDIVDMVMTERPTAFTIFTSITALFRDNQQARAGYLGQKFCNIEQGDKTITAYCLEQKVAADALADVGAPVTDDALVWNIIKGLDEWY encoded by the coding sequence ATGGCCGCCGCCGCACCCAACCCTCCCCTCCCTGCCGCTGAGCATCCTCACGCCACTCTTTGGGCACAGGCCACGGCTGTCCAGAACATCAAGTCCCTCATCCCCACCACTCTAGACCTCAAAGCCTCCAACTTCTccaagtggcgcaattttcttctcATTGCCGTCACCCAATATGCCCTCGCCGACCACCTCACCACGACCATCCCTCCCTTCGACACTGACTGGCTTCGCCTCGACGCCACCGTCTTGCGCTGGTTGTACGGCTCCATTGCCCCCGACATCGTCGACATGGTCATGACCGAGCGTCCCACCGCCTTCACCATCTTCACGAGCATCACCGCCCTCTTCCGCGACAACCAGCAGGCTCGCGCCGGCTACCTAGGGCAGAAATTCTGCAACATCGAGCAAGGCGACAAGACCATCACTGCCTACTGCCTGGAGCAGAAAGTTGCCGCCGATGCGCTCGCTGACGTCGGAGCGCCGGTCACAGACGATGCGCTCGTCTGGAACATCATCAAGGGCCTTGATGAGTGGTACTAG